From Oryza brachyantha chromosome 9, ObraRS2, whole genome shotgun sequence, a single genomic window includes:
- the LOC102717738 gene encoding transcription factor WRKY19-like, giving the protein MESVEGNGGGRLVVTELSHIKELVKQLEGHLGGSPALCKHLTSEIFSVTERSIGMIRSGHFHGHHRKRAAAAAGDLGSATPSPLSDVSDLPFKASKKRKTMEKKKHQIRVSSTGGVENLPVDDGHSWRKYGQKEILGAKHPRGYYRCTHRNSQGCMATKQVQRTDEDATLFDVIYHGDHTCVQKAVAAVAGKPEPEMDAQSRLHDLISTGPTVKTELPPQQGRSWAAVPPFGLSSPVSGLAPPERNPYFSTPSTPENFPVVSSASPATSDSNHPSVAAPFQVTGADALWRGAELQEMVSALVAATATDTEPAQAMDADDLSVDGFEFDPGFTTIDITSFFV; this is encoded by the exons ATGGAGAGCGTGGAGGGCAATGGAGGAGGGCGGCTGGTGGTGACCGAGCTGAGCCACATCAAGGAGCTGGTGAAGCAGCTGGAGGGCCACCTGGGCGGCTCTCCGGCCCTCTGCAAGCACCTCACCTCGGAGATCTTCTCCGTCACCGAGCGGTCCATCGGCATGATCAGGTCCGGCCACTTCCACGGCCACCACCGcaagcgcgccgccgccgccgccggcgacctcggGTCGGCGACGCCCAGCCCCCTCAGCGACGTCTCCGACTTGCCTTTCAAGGCTTCCAAGAAGAG GAAGAcgatggagaagaagaagcatcAGATTAGGGTGAGCTCGACGGGAGGGGTGGAGAACCTACCGGTGGATGATGGCCATAGCTGGAGAAAGTATGGGCAGAAAGAGATTCTTGGAGCCAAGCACCCAAG GGGTTACTACCGTTGCACGCACCGCAACTCGCAGGGATGCATGGCGACGAAGCAGGTGCAGCGCACCGACGAGGACGCGACGCTATTCGACGTGATCTACCACGGCGACCACACGTGCGTCCAGAAGgcggtggccgccgtcgccggcaagCCGGAGCCGGAGATGGACGCCCAGAGCCGCCTCCATGACTTGATCAGCACGGGCCCGACGGTGAAGACGGAGCTGCCGCCGCAGCAGGGCAGAAGCTGGGCAGCCGTGCCGCCGTTCGGCCTCTCCTCGCCGGTGAGCGGCCtggcgccgccggagcgcAACCCGTACTTCTccacgccgtcgacgccggaGAACTTCCCCGTGGTGTcgtccgcctcgccggcgacctcgGACTCGAACcacccctccgtcgccgcgccgttcCAGGTGACCGGCGCCGACGCGCTGTGGCGGGGCGCCGAGCTCCAAGAAATGGTGtcggcgctcgtcgccgccacggccaccgACACCGAGCCGGCGCAAGCCATGGACGCCGACGACCTCTCCGTCGACGGCTTCGAGTTCGACCCCGGATTCACCACCATTGACATCACCAGCTTCTTCGTATGA
- the LOC102714214 gene encoding cytochrome B5-like protein isoform X1 gives MEIILVISLILLLVLGALFVIPRSNNNGKGKEVQSRNSGMTSRSYTKKEVSTHNTRKDCWIIIKDKVYNVTPYVEEHPGGDEILNNAGGDSTEGFLGPQHGPRVFDIIEDFCIGKLND, from the exons ATGGAAATTATTTTAGTCATTTCACTTATTTTGCTGCTTGTACTGGGGGCTCTCTTTGTTATTCCAAGATCCAATAACAATG GTAAAGGAAAGGAAGTACAATCAAGAAACAGTGGAATG ACATCTAGGAGCTATACAAAGAAGGAGGTATCAACTCACAACACAAGGAAGGATTGCTGGATCATAATCAAGGACAAG GTGTACAATGTAACCCCTTACGTCGAGGAACATCCAGGTGGTGATGAAATTCTAAACAATGCTGGTGGTGACTCAACAGAGGGATTTTTGGG CCCGCAACATGGCCCAAGAGTCTTTGACATCATCGAAGATTTCTGCATCGGCAAACTGAATGACTGA
- the LOC102714214 gene encoding cytochrome B5-like protein isoform X2 — protein MEIILVISLILLLVLGALFVIPRSNNNGKGKEVQSRNSGMTSRSYTKKEVSTHNTRKDCWIIIKDKVYNVTPYVEEHPGGDEILNNAGGDSTEGFLGL, from the exons ATGGAAATTATTTTAGTCATTTCACTTATTTTGCTGCTTGTACTGGGGGCTCTCTTTGTTATTCCAAGATCCAATAACAATG GTAAAGGAAAGGAAGTACAATCAAGAAACAGTGGAATG ACATCTAGGAGCTATACAAAGAAGGAGGTATCAACTCACAACACAAGGAAGGATTGCTGGATCATAATCAAGGACAAG GTGTACAATGTAACCCCTTACGTCGAGGAACATCCAGGTGGTGATGAAATTCTAAACAATGCTGGTGGTGACTCAACAGAGGGATTTTTGGG GTTGTAA